The proteins below are encoded in one region of Thermosulfurimonas marina:
- a CDS encoding class II aldolase/adducin family protein, which translates to MRRALARATRYLAREGLLAGPEGNLSVRLKDRILVTPSGGLKARLRPEEVAEVDLSGKILSGHPTSELPLHLALYRAHPGIGAVVHTHPPYTLALLLSGFDFSRHYLYEGKLLLGKISRVPAWPPGSEELARAVAEALKDSRVAVLERHGAVTVGAHLLEALNLTLVLEKVSRVIYLALALGKLPPPLEDPLT; encoded by the coding sequence ATGCGCCGCGCATTGGCCAGGGCCACCCGCTATCTGGCCCGGGAGGGACTTCTTGCCGGACCGGAAGGGAACCTTTCGGTAAGGCTCAAAGACCGAATCCTGGTGACCCCTTCCGGGGGGCTCAAGGCCCGCCTGCGCCCGGAGGAGGTGGCGGAGGTAGACCTTTCCGGAAAGATCCTTTCCGGACATCCTACCTCGGAACTCCCTCTGCATCTGGCCCTCTACCGGGCCCACCCGGGGATAGGGGCGGTGGTCCACACCCATCCCCCATACACCCTGGCCCTCCTTCTTTCCGGCTTCGATTTCTCCCGACACTACCTTTACGAGGGAAAACTCCTCCTCGGGAAAATCTCCCGGGTTCCGGCCTGGCCTCCGGGCTCGGAGGAATTGGCCCGGGCGGTGGCCGAGGCCTTAAAGGACTCCCGGGTGGCCGTTCTGGAACGCCATGGGGCGGTCACCGTGGGAGCCCATCTCCTTGAGGCCCTAAACCTTACCCTGGTCCTGGAAAAGGTCTCCCGGGTGATAT